Proteins encoded by one window of Manihot esculenta cultivar AM560-2 chromosome 10, M.esculenta_v8, whole genome shotgun sequence:
- the LOC110624640 gene encoding abscisic acid 8'-hydroxylase 4 isoform X2, translating to MHIFMSIASIMIYICLSLSSLLSYLFIKKKTRASKPRAKLPPGPMGWPYVGETLKLYSQDPNVFFATKQLRYGEIFKTHILGCPCVMLASPEAARFMLVTHAHLFKPTYPKSKERLIGPSALFFHQGEYHTQLRKLVKGSLSPETVRKLIPDIESIAMSALESWAHGHTINTFHEMKKLSFQVGILSIFGVLDSNYREKLNENYHIMNKGYNCFPTKIPGTAYQKALLARKRLNQIVGEIICERKEKKMAEKDLLGRLLKFKDENGQILTEDQIADNIIGVLFAAHDTTAAALTWILKYLHENRTLLEAVKAEQMAIREANIRGNKSLTWTQTRNMPLTFRVVLESLRMASIIAFVYREAIIDVQYKGYLIPKGWKVMPLLRNIHHNSEFFPHPHIFDPSRFEVSPKPNTFMPFGNGSHACPGNELAKLEMLSLIHHLITKFRWEVVGSVDGIQYGPFPVPQQGLPARFWPEATSL from the exons atgcatattttcatgtcgATTGCTTCTATTATGATATACATATGCCTCTCTCTCTCTAGCCTTCTCTCTTACCTATTCATCAAGAAGAAAACGAGGGCATCCAAACCAAGAGCTAAGCTTCCTCCTGGTCCTATGGGGTGGCCTTATGTAGGTGAAACTCTAAAACTCTACTCTCAAGACCCAAACGTCTTCTTTGCAACAAAGCAACTAAG ATATGGAGAAATATTCAAAACCCACATACTTGGCTGCCCATGTGTCATGTTGGCTAGCCCTGAAGCTGCAAGGTTCATGCTGGTGACCCATGCTCACTTGTTCAAGCCAACGTACCCTAAAAGCAAAGAAAGGCTAATTGGACCTTCAGCTCTATTTTTTCACCAAGGGGAGTACCACACTCAGCTGAGGAAGCTAGTTAAAGGTTCGTTGTCTCCGGAAACTGTTCGGAAACTAATTCCTGATATCGAATCCATAGCCATGTCTGCCTTGGAATCATGGGCTCATGGCCATACCATCAACACCTTCCATGAGATGAAAAAG CTTTCTTTCCAAGTAGGGATTCTTTCTATCTTTGGTGTCTTAGACAGCAACTACAGAGAGAAGCTAAATGAGAATTACCACATCATGAATAAAGGTTACAATTGTTTTCCGACAAAGATTCCTGGAACTGCCTATCAAAAAGCTCTTTTG GCAAGGAAAAGACTCAATCAAATTGTGGGTGAGATCATCTGtgaaagaaaggagaaaaaaatGGCAGAGAAGGATCTGTTGGGTCGTCTTCTCAAGTTCAAAGATGAGAATGGGCAAATTTTAACTGAAGATCAGATTGCTGATAACATTATAGGAGTGCTTTTTGCAGCTCACGACACTACTGCTGCTGCTCTAACATGGATTTTAAAGTACCTCCATGAAAACCGGACACTCCTCGAAGCTGTTAAG GCTGAGCAAATGGCAATACGAGAAGCAAATATCAGAGGAAATAAATCCTTGACATGGACACAGACAAGGAATATGCCACTTACGTTTAGG GTTGTATTAGAGAGTTTAAGAATGGCGAGCATTATAGCTTTCGTGTACCGGGAAGCAATAATTGACGTTCAGTATAAGG gaTATCTAATACCCAAAGGGTGGAAGGTGATGCCACTGCTCAGGAACATTCATCACAATTCAGAATTCTTTCCTCATCCTCACATTTTTGACCCATCAAGATTTGAG GTTTCTCCAAAACCCAACACCTTCATGCCCTTTGGCAATGGATCTCATGCTTGCCCAGGCAACGAACTTGCCAAGCTGGAGATGCTTAGCTTAATCCATCATCTAATAACCAAATTCAG GTGGGAAGTAGTGGGATCAGTCGATGGGATTCAATATGGGCCATTCCCAGTGCCTCAACAGGGACTACCAGCCAGATTTTGGCCAGAAGCAACCAGCCTGTAG
- the LOC110624640 gene encoding abscisic acid 8'-hydroxylase 4 isoform X4, which translates to MHIFMSIASIMIYICLSLSSLLSYLFIKKKTRASKPRAKLPPGPMGWPYVGETLKLYSQDPNVFFATKQLRYGEIFKTHILGCPCVMLASPEAARFMLVTHAHLFKPTYPKSKERLIGPSALFFHQGEYHTQLRKLVKGSLSPETVRKLIPDIESIAMSALESWAHGHTINTFHEMKKLSFQVGILSIFGVLDSNYREKLNENYHIMNKGYNCFPTKIPGTAYQKALLARKRLNQIVGEIICERKEKKMAEKDLLGRLLKFKDENGQILTEDQIADNIIGVLFAAHDTTAAALTWILKYLHENRTLLEAVKAEQMAIREANIRGNKSLTWTQTRNMPLTFRVVLESLRMASIIAFVYREAIIDVQYKGYLIPKGWKVMPLLRNIHHNSEFFPHPHIFDPSRFEVGSSGISRWDSIWAIPSASTGTTSQILARSNQPVGRLELD; encoded by the exons atgcatattttcatgtcgATTGCTTCTATTATGATATACATATGCCTCTCTCTCTCTAGCCTTCTCTCTTACCTATTCATCAAGAAGAAAACGAGGGCATCCAAACCAAGAGCTAAGCTTCCTCCTGGTCCTATGGGGTGGCCTTATGTAGGTGAAACTCTAAAACTCTACTCTCAAGACCCAAACGTCTTCTTTGCAACAAAGCAACTAAG ATATGGAGAAATATTCAAAACCCACATACTTGGCTGCCCATGTGTCATGTTGGCTAGCCCTGAAGCTGCAAGGTTCATGCTGGTGACCCATGCTCACTTGTTCAAGCCAACGTACCCTAAAAGCAAAGAAAGGCTAATTGGACCTTCAGCTCTATTTTTTCACCAAGGGGAGTACCACACTCAGCTGAGGAAGCTAGTTAAAGGTTCGTTGTCTCCGGAAACTGTTCGGAAACTAATTCCTGATATCGAATCCATAGCCATGTCTGCCTTGGAATCATGGGCTCATGGCCATACCATCAACACCTTCCATGAGATGAAAAAG CTTTCTTTCCAAGTAGGGATTCTTTCTATCTTTGGTGTCTTAGACAGCAACTACAGAGAGAAGCTAAATGAGAATTACCACATCATGAATAAAGGTTACAATTGTTTTCCGACAAAGATTCCTGGAACTGCCTATCAAAAAGCTCTTTTG GCAAGGAAAAGACTCAATCAAATTGTGGGTGAGATCATCTGtgaaagaaaggagaaaaaaatGGCAGAGAAGGATCTGTTGGGTCGTCTTCTCAAGTTCAAAGATGAGAATGGGCAAATTTTAACTGAAGATCAGATTGCTGATAACATTATAGGAGTGCTTTTTGCAGCTCACGACACTACTGCTGCTGCTCTAACATGGATTTTAAAGTACCTCCATGAAAACCGGACACTCCTCGAAGCTGTTAAG GCTGAGCAAATGGCAATACGAGAAGCAAATATCAGAGGAAATAAATCCTTGACATGGACACAGACAAGGAATATGCCACTTACGTTTAGG GTTGTATTAGAGAGTTTAAGAATGGCGAGCATTATAGCTTTCGTGTACCGGGAAGCAATAATTGACGTTCAGTATAAGG gaTATCTAATACCCAAAGGGTGGAAGGTGATGCCACTGCTCAGGAACATTCATCACAATTCAGAATTCTTTCCTCATCCTCACATTTTTGACCCATCAAGATTTGAG GTGGGAAGTAGTGGGATCAGTCGATGGGATTCAATATGGGCCATTCCCAGTGCCTCAACAGGGACTACCAGCCAGATTTTGGCCAGAAGCAACCAGCCTGTAGGAAGATTAGAATTAGATTAG
- the LOC110624640 gene encoding abscisic acid 8'-hydroxylase 4 isoform X5 → MLASPEAARFMLVTHAHLFKPTYPKSKERLIGPSALFFHQGEYHTQLRKLVKGSLSPETVRKLIPDIESIAMSALESWAHGHTINTFHEMKKLSFQVGILSIFGVLDSNYREKLNENYHIMNKGYNCFPTKIPGTAYQKALLARKRLNQIVGEIICERKEKKMAEKDLLGRLLKFKDENGQILTEDQIADNIIGVLFAAHDTTAAALTWILKYLHENRTLLEAVKAEQMAIREANIRGNKSLTWTQTRNMPLTFRLQVVLESLRMASIIAFVYREAIIDVQYKGYLIPKGWKVMPLLRNIHHNSEFFPHPHIFDPSRFEVSPKPNTFMPFGNGSHACPGNELAKLEMLSLIHHLITKFRWEVVGSVDGIQYGPFPVPQQGLPARFWPEATSL, encoded by the exons ATGTTGGCTAGCCCTGAAGCTGCAAGGTTCATGCTGGTGACCCATGCTCACTTGTTCAAGCCAACGTACCCTAAAAGCAAAGAAAGGCTAATTGGACCTTCAGCTCTATTTTTTCACCAAGGGGAGTACCACACTCAGCTGAGGAAGCTAGTTAAAGGTTCGTTGTCTCCGGAAACTGTTCGGAAACTAATTCCTGATATCGAATCCATAGCCATGTCTGCCTTGGAATCATGGGCTCATGGCCATACCATCAACACCTTCCATGAGATGAAAAAG CTTTCTTTCCAAGTAGGGATTCTTTCTATCTTTGGTGTCTTAGACAGCAACTACAGAGAGAAGCTAAATGAGAATTACCACATCATGAATAAAGGTTACAATTGTTTTCCGACAAAGATTCCTGGAACTGCCTATCAAAAAGCTCTTTTG GCAAGGAAAAGACTCAATCAAATTGTGGGTGAGATCATCTGtgaaagaaaggagaaaaaaatGGCAGAGAAGGATCTGTTGGGTCGTCTTCTCAAGTTCAAAGATGAGAATGGGCAAATTTTAACTGAAGATCAGATTGCTGATAACATTATAGGAGTGCTTTTTGCAGCTCACGACACTACTGCTGCTGCTCTAACATGGATTTTAAAGTACCTCCATGAAAACCGGACACTCCTCGAAGCTGTTAAG GCTGAGCAAATGGCAATACGAGAAGCAAATATCAGAGGAAATAAATCCTTGACATGGACACAGACAAGGAATATGCCACTTACGTTTAGG CTGCAGGTTGTATTAGAGAGTTTAAGAATGGCGAGCATTATAGCTTTCGTGTACCGGGAAGCAATAATTGACGTTCAGTATAAGG gaTATCTAATACCCAAAGGGTGGAAGGTGATGCCACTGCTCAGGAACATTCATCACAATTCAGAATTCTTTCCTCATCCTCACATTTTTGACCCATCAAGATTTGAG GTTTCTCCAAAACCCAACACCTTCATGCCCTTTGGCAATGGATCTCATGCTTGCCCAGGCAACGAACTTGCCAAGCTGGAGATGCTTAGCTTAATCCATCATCTAATAACCAAATTCAG GTGGGAAGTAGTGGGATCAGTCGATGGGATTCAATATGGGCCATTCCCAGTGCCTCAACAGGGACTACCAGCCAGATTTTGGCCAGAAGCAACCAGCCTGTAG
- the LOC110624640 gene encoding abscisic acid 8'-hydroxylase 4 isoform X3: MHIFMSIASIMIYICLSLSSLLSYLFIKKKTRASKPRAKLPPGPMGWPYVGETLKLYSQDPNVFFATKQLRYGEIFKTHILGCPCVMLASPEAARFMLVTHAHLFKPTYPKSKERLIGPSALFFHQGEYHTQLRKLVKGSLSPETVRKLIPDIESIAMSALESWAHGHTINTFHEMKKLSFQVGILSIFGVLDSNYREKLNENYHIMNKGYNCFPTKIPGTAYQKALLARKRLNQIVGEIICERKEKKMAEKDLLGRLLKFKDENGQILTEDQIADNIIGVLFAAHDTTAAALTWILKYLHENRTLLEAVKAEQMAIREANIRGNKSLTWTQTRNMPLTFRLQVVLESLRMASIIAFVYREAIIDVQYKGYLIPKGWKVMPLLRNIHHNSEFFPHPHIFDPSRFEVGSSGISRWDSIWAIPSASTGTTSQILARSNQPVGRLELD, encoded by the exons atgcatattttcatgtcgATTGCTTCTATTATGATATACATATGCCTCTCTCTCTCTAGCCTTCTCTCTTACCTATTCATCAAGAAGAAAACGAGGGCATCCAAACCAAGAGCTAAGCTTCCTCCTGGTCCTATGGGGTGGCCTTATGTAGGTGAAACTCTAAAACTCTACTCTCAAGACCCAAACGTCTTCTTTGCAACAAAGCAACTAAG ATATGGAGAAATATTCAAAACCCACATACTTGGCTGCCCATGTGTCATGTTGGCTAGCCCTGAAGCTGCAAGGTTCATGCTGGTGACCCATGCTCACTTGTTCAAGCCAACGTACCCTAAAAGCAAAGAAAGGCTAATTGGACCTTCAGCTCTATTTTTTCACCAAGGGGAGTACCACACTCAGCTGAGGAAGCTAGTTAAAGGTTCGTTGTCTCCGGAAACTGTTCGGAAACTAATTCCTGATATCGAATCCATAGCCATGTCTGCCTTGGAATCATGGGCTCATGGCCATACCATCAACACCTTCCATGAGATGAAAAAG CTTTCTTTCCAAGTAGGGATTCTTTCTATCTTTGGTGTCTTAGACAGCAACTACAGAGAGAAGCTAAATGAGAATTACCACATCATGAATAAAGGTTACAATTGTTTTCCGACAAAGATTCCTGGAACTGCCTATCAAAAAGCTCTTTTG GCAAGGAAAAGACTCAATCAAATTGTGGGTGAGATCATCTGtgaaagaaaggagaaaaaaatGGCAGAGAAGGATCTGTTGGGTCGTCTTCTCAAGTTCAAAGATGAGAATGGGCAAATTTTAACTGAAGATCAGATTGCTGATAACATTATAGGAGTGCTTTTTGCAGCTCACGACACTACTGCTGCTGCTCTAACATGGATTTTAAAGTACCTCCATGAAAACCGGACACTCCTCGAAGCTGTTAAG GCTGAGCAAATGGCAATACGAGAAGCAAATATCAGAGGAAATAAATCCTTGACATGGACACAGACAAGGAATATGCCACTTACGTTTAGG CTGCAGGTTGTATTAGAGAGTTTAAGAATGGCGAGCATTATAGCTTTCGTGTACCGGGAAGCAATAATTGACGTTCAGTATAAGG gaTATCTAATACCCAAAGGGTGGAAGGTGATGCCACTGCTCAGGAACATTCATCACAATTCAGAATTCTTTCCTCATCCTCACATTTTTGACCCATCAAGATTTGAG GTGGGAAGTAGTGGGATCAGTCGATGGGATTCAATATGGGCCATTCCCAGTGCCTCAACAGGGACTACCAGCCAGATTTTGGCCAGAAGCAACCAGCCTGTAGGAAGATTAGAATTAGATTAG
- the LOC110624640 gene encoding abscisic acid 8'-hydroxylase 4 isoform X1, whose amino-acid sequence MHIFMSIASIMIYICLSLSSLLSYLFIKKKTRASKPRAKLPPGPMGWPYVGETLKLYSQDPNVFFATKQLRYGEIFKTHILGCPCVMLASPEAARFMLVTHAHLFKPTYPKSKERLIGPSALFFHQGEYHTQLRKLVKGSLSPETVRKLIPDIESIAMSALESWAHGHTINTFHEMKKLSFQVGILSIFGVLDSNYREKLNENYHIMNKGYNCFPTKIPGTAYQKALLARKRLNQIVGEIICERKEKKMAEKDLLGRLLKFKDENGQILTEDQIADNIIGVLFAAHDTTAAALTWILKYLHENRTLLEAVKAEQMAIREANIRGNKSLTWTQTRNMPLTFRLQVVLESLRMASIIAFVYREAIIDVQYKGYLIPKGWKVMPLLRNIHHNSEFFPHPHIFDPSRFEVSPKPNTFMPFGNGSHACPGNELAKLEMLSLIHHLITKFRWEVVGSVDGIQYGPFPVPQQGLPARFWPEATSL is encoded by the exons atgcatattttcatgtcgATTGCTTCTATTATGATATACATATGCCTCTCTCTCTCTAGCCTTCTCTCTTACCTATTCATCAAGAAGAAAACGAGGGCATCCAAACCAAGAGCTAAGCTTCCTCCTGGTCCTATGGGGTGGCCTTATGTAGGTGAAACTCTAAAACTCTACTCTCAAGACCCAAACGTCTTCTTTGCAACAAAGCAACTAAG ATATGGAGAAATATTCAAAACCCACATACTTGGCTGCCCATGTGTCATGTTGGCTAGCCCTGAAGCTGCAAGGTTCATGCTGGTGACCCATGCTCACTTGTTCAAGCCAACGTACCCTAAAAGCAAAGAAAGGCTAATTGGACCTTCAGCTCTATTTTTTCACCAAGGGGAGTACCACACTCAGCTGAGGAAGCTAGTTAAAGGTTCGTTGTCTCCGGAAACTGTTCGGAAACTAATTCCTGATATCGAATCCATAGCCATGTCTGCCTTGGAATCATGGGCTCATGGCCATACCATCAACACCTTCCATGAGATGAAAAAG CTTTCTTTCCAAGTAGGGATTCTTTCTATCTTTGGTGTCTTAGACAGCAACTACAGAGAGAAGCTAAATGAGAATTACCACATCATGAATAAAGGTTACAATTGTTTTCCGACAAAGATTCCTGGAACTGCCTATCAAAAAGCTCTTTTG GCAAGGAAAAGACTCAATCAAATTGTGGGTGAGATCATCTGtgaaagaaaggagaaaaaaatGGCAGAGAAGGATCTGTTGGGTCGTCTTCTCAAGTTCAAAGATGAGAATGGGCAAATTTTAACTGAAGATCAGATTGCTGATAACATTATAGGAGTGCTTTTTGCAGCTCACGACACTACTGCTGCTGCTCTAACATGGATTTTAAAGTACCTCCATGAAAACCGGACACTCCTCGAAGCTGTTAAG GCTGAGCAAATGGCAATACGAGAAGCAAATATCAGAGGAAATAAATCCTTGACATGGACACAGACAAGGAATATGCCACTTACGTTTAGG CTGCAGGTTGTATTAGAGAGTTTAAGAATGGCGAGCATTATAGCTTTCGTGTACCGGGAAGCAATAATTGACGTTCAGTATAAGG gaTATCTAATACCCAAAGGGTGGAAGGTGATGCCACTGCTCAGGAACATTCATCACAATTCAGAATTCTTTCCTCATCCTCACATTTTTGACCCATCAAGATTTGAG GTTTCTCCAAAACCCAACACCTTCATGCCCTTTGGCAATGGATCTCATGCTTGCCCAGGCAACGAACTTGCCAAGCTGGAGATGCTTAGCTTAATCCATCATCTAATAACCAAATTCAG GTGGGAAGTAGTGGGATCAGTCGATGGGATTCAATATGGGCCATTCCCAGTGCCTCAACAGGGACTACCAGCCAGATTTTGGCCAGAAGCAACCAGCCTGTAG